From Pseudoxanthomonas sp. CF385, a single genomic window includes:
- the dapA gene encoding 4-hydroxy-tetrahydrodipicolinate synthase yields the protein MHLSGSITALATPFLASGELDLHAWRALLKQQADGGTQGVVVAGSTGEAAALSDEEYDTLLRIAVETVGGALPVLAGTGQMNTAKTIAATRRAAEGGAHAALVVTPPYVRPTQAGLVAHYRAVADQGGLPVVLYNVPGRTGCDLLPETVAELVDHPNIIGIKEARAEPERMTALLALRNERFAILSGDDPTAGRAMLAGADGLISVGSNALPRTFRRLCDLARGGHADAVATLDQQLQDHYAFFGIESNPIPVKALLQRQGIGQGLRLPLLPLSAPHVPTADRLATLAQSLEAQSNRGTIAA from the coding sequence TTGCACCTTTCCGGCAGCATCACCGCACTGGCCACGCCGTTCCTGGCGTCGGGCGAACTCGACCTGCACGCCTGGCGAGCGCTGCTGAAACAGCAGGCGGACGGTGGCACGCAGGGCGTGGTGGTGGCCGGTTCGACGGGCGAAGCCGCCGCGCTCTCCGATGAGGAATACGACACGCTGCTGCGCATCGCCGTGGAGACGGTGGGCGGCGCGCTGCCGGTGCTGGCCGGCACCGGGCAGATGAACACGGCCAAGACCATCGCCGCCACCCGGCGCGCCGCGGAAGGCGGGGCGCACGCGGCGCTGGTGGTCACGCCGCCGTACGTGCGGCCGACCCAGGCAGGCCTGGTGGCGCACTACCGCGCCGTCGCCGACCAGGGCGGGTTGCCCGTCGTGCTCTACAACGTGCCAGGCCGCACCGGCTGCGACCTGCTGCCGGAGACCGTCGCGGAGCTGGTGGATCATCCGAACATCATCGGCATCAAGGAAGCGCGCGCCGAGCCCGAGCGCATGACCGCGTTGCTGGCGCTGCGGAACGAACGCTTCGCCATCCTCAGCGGCGACGACCCGACCGCGGGCCGCGCGATGCTGGCCGGCGCCGACGGCCTGATCTCGGTCGGCTCCAATGCCTTGCCGCGCACGTTCCGTCGCCTGTGCGACCTGGCGCGCGGCGGGCATGCCGACGCGGTCGCCACGCTGGACCAGCAGTTGCAGGATCACTACGCCTTCTTCGGCATCGAATCCAATCCCATCCCGGTGAAGGCGCTGCTGCAGCGCCAGGGCATCGGCCAGGGCCTGCGCCTGCCCCTGCTGCCGCTGTCCGCCCCCCATGTCCCCACTGCCGACAGGCTGGCCACGCTGGCCCAGTCGCTGGAAGCACAATCCAACCGCGGTACGATCGCGGCCTGA
- a CDS encoding peroxiredoxin has protein sequence MTAKGAKALTKSVLKLPLALSGGETATLADYAGQWLVLYFYPKDSTPGCTTEGLDFNALLPKFKKLGATVLGVSRDSVKSHDNFCAKQGFRFPLVSDADEALCKAFDVIHEKNMYGRKVLGVVRSTFLISPDGRIAQEWRGVKVAGHAEAVLEALKAHQAQ, from the coding sequence ATGACGGCCAAAGGCGCGAAAGCACTGACCAAGTCCGTCCTCAAACTGCCGCTGGCCCTGTCCGGCGGCGAGACCGCCACCCTCGCCGACTACGCAGGCCAGTGGCTGGTGCTGTACTTCTATCCGAAGGACAGCACGCCGGGCTGCACCACCGAGGGCCTCGACTTCAACGCGCTGCTGCCGAAGTTCAAGAAACTCGGCGCCACCGTGCTGGGCGTCTCGCGCGACTCGGTGAAATCGCACGACAACTTCTGCGCCAAGCAGGGCTTCAGGTTCCCGCTGGTCAGCGACGCCGACGAAGCGCTGTGCAAGGCCTTCGACGTCATCCACGAGAAGAACATGTACGGCCGCAAGGTGCTGGGCGTGGTACGCAGCACCTTCCTGATCTCGCCCGACGGCCGCATCGCGCAGGAATGGCGCGGCGTGAAGGTCGCCGGCCACGCCGAGGCCGTGCTTGAAGCCCTGAAGGCCCACCAAGCCCAGTGA
- the fdxA gene encoding ferredoxin FdxA — MPFVVTENCIKCKYTDCVEVCPVDCFHEGPNFLVIDPDECIDCTLCEPECPINAIYPEDDVPAGQEGYVALNAELSRAWPVITTRKDPLPDAKEWEGKPDKLPLLER; from the coding sequence ATGCCCTTCGTCGTCACCGAAAACTGCATCAAGTGCAAGTACACCGACTGCGTGGAAGTCTGCCCGGTGGACTGCTTCCACGAAGGTCCGAACTTCCTGGTGATCGACCCGGACGAATGCATCGACTGCACGCTCTGCGAGCCGGAGTGCCCGATCAACGCGATCTACCCGGAAGACGACGTGCCCGCGGGCCAGGAAGGATATGTCGCGCTCAATGCCGAGCTGTCCAGGGCGTGGCCGGTCATCACCACGCGCAAGGACCCGCTGCCGGACGCCAAGGAATGGGAAGGCAAGCCGGACAAGTTGCCGCTGCTGGAGCGCTGA
- a CDS encoding PhoH family protein produces the protein MTRSKRIYVLDTNVLMHDPTALFKFEEHDVYLPMQVIEELDNGKKGTSEASRNARQVSRFLNELVETSGLDNLAAGIPLIQPNSLQLRGTQSAGLLRFQTSHFEAGKSFGAVIPDNAILGAILALKEQTPEIPVVFVSKDINLRIKAAIAGIVSEDYENDRALDDFSLLYTGADPLPEDFWQRYGKDLRSWTDKGRTYYEVTMEKDAGWYPNQFLYLPGDDESEFRVARVEGDKATLQIVDDFRSGQHAVWGIAARNREQNFALNALMDPDVDFVTLLGTAGTGKTLLALAAGLAQTMDQQRYREIIMTRATVSVGEDIGFLPGTEEEKMTPWMGALTDNLEVLTHNQEGGAWGRAATNDLLASRIKIRSMNFMRGRTFLSRYLILDEAQNLTPKQMKTLITRAGPGTKIVCLGNVEQIDTPYLTETTSGLTYAVDRFKNWAHSAHITLRRGERSRLADYASEVL, from the coding sequence ATGACCCGTAGCAAGCGTATCTATGTGTTGGACACGAACGTGCTGATGCACGACCCCACCGCGCTGTTCAAGTTCGAGGAGCACGATGTCTACCTGCCGATGCAGGTGATCGAGGAACTGGACAACGGCAAGAAGGGCACGTCGGAAGCGAGCCGCAACGCGCGGCAGGTCAGCCGCTTCCTCAACGAACTGGTCGAAACCTCCGGCCTGGACAACCTGGCCGCGGGCATCCCGCTGATCCAGCCCAACAGCCTGCAGCTGCGCGGCACGCAGAGCGCCGGCCTGCTGCGCTTCCAGACCAGCCACTTCGAAGCCGGCAAGAGCTTCGGTGCGGTCATCCCCGACAACGCCATCCTGGGCGCGATCCTGGCGCTGAAGGAGCAGACGCCCGAGATCCCGGTGGTGTTCGTCTCCAAGGACATCAACCTGCGGATCAAGGCCGCGATCGCCGGCATCGTGTCGGAGGATTACGAGAACGACCGTGCGCTGGACGATTTCAGCCTGCTTTACACCGGCGCCGATCCGCTGCCCGAGGATTTCTGGCAGCGCTACGGCAAGGACCTGCGCTCCTGGACCGACAAGGGGCGCACGTACTACGAAGTGACGATGGAGAAGGATGCGGGCTGGTACCCCAACCAGTTCCTCTACCTGCCCGGCGACGACGAGTCCGAGTTCCGCGTCGCGCGCGTGGAAGGCGACAAGGCCACGCTGCAGATCGTCGACGATTTCCGCAGCGGCCAGCATGCGGTCTGGGGCATCGCCGCGCGCAACCGCGAGCAGAACTTCGCCCTCAACGCACTGATGGACCCGGACGTCGACTTCGTCACCCTGCTCGGCACGGCCGGCACCGGCAAGACGCTGCTGGCGCTGGCGGCGGGCCTGGCGCAGACGATGGACCAGCAACGCTATCGCGAGATCATCATGACCCGCGCCACGGTGAGCGTCGGCGAGGACATCGGCTTCCTGCCCGGCACGGAAGAGGAAAAGATGACGCCATGGATGGGCGCGTTGACCGACAACCTGGAAGTGCTGACGCACAACCAGGAAGGAGGCGCCTGGGGTCGGGCGGCGACCAATGACCTGCTGGCTTCGCGCATCAAGATCCGCTCGATGAACTTCATGCGCGGGCGCACGTTCCTGAGCCGCTACCTGATCCTGGACGAAGCCCAGAACCTCACGCCCAAGCAGATGAAGACGCTGATCACGCGCGCGGGTCCGGGCACCAAGATCGTCTGCCTCGGCAACGTGGAGCAGATCGACACGCCCTACCTGACGGAGACGACGTCCGGCCTGACCTACGCGGTGGACCGCTTCAAGAACTGGGCGCACAGCGCGCACATCACGCTGCGTCGCGGCGAGCGCTCCCGCCTGGCGGACTACGCGTCGGAAGTGCTGTAG
- a CDS encoding glycine cleavage system protein R, producing MTDSSPRPSPTENHLLITAYTTHPESPLLSVTRRIADSGCNLVDARLSTVGRDVSVTALATGSWDAVAKLEAMLSRLERDEGLKLVFYRTGPKVVQSNLLPYIVEVVAADKPGILFQLADFFDRQGITIENLQSTRYRAMQTGAEMFSAQVTIGVPANMHIAALRDDFLEFCDHLNLDAIMDPMKF from the coding sequence TTGACCGATTCCTCGCCCCGGCCTTCGCCGACCGAAAACCACCTCCTGATTACCGCCTACACGACGCATCCGGAGTCGCCGCTTCTGTCGGTGACGCGCCGGATCGCGGACAGCGGCTGCAATCTGGTGGACGCGCGTCTGTCGACGGTGGGCCGCGACGTGTCCGTGACGGCGCTGGCGACCGGCTCCTGGGACGCGGTGGCCAAGCTGGAGGCGATGCTCTCGCGCCTGGAGCGCGACGAGGGCCTGAAGCTGGTCTTCTACCGCACCGGCCCGAAGGTCGTGCAGTCGAACCTGCTGCCCTACATCGTGGAAGTGGTGGCGGCGGACAAGCCGGGCATCCTCTTCCAACTGGCCGATTTCTTCGACCGCCAGGGCATCACCATCGAGAACCTGCAGAGCACGCGCTACCGCGCGATGCAGACGGGCGCGGAGATGTTCTCGGCGCAGGTGACGATCGGCGTGCCGGCCAACATGCACATCGCCGCATTGCGCGACGATTTCCTTGAATTCTGCGACCACCTGAATCTGGACGCGATCATGGACCCGATGAAGTTCTGA